Part of the Musa acuminata AAA Group cultivar baxijiao chromosome BXJ3-10, Cavendish_Baxijiao_AAA, whole genome shotgun sequence genome, ctgccaagagactgctcgtcCTGCAAAcgtcatcaagaaccccgaagtgaagttcctggaatcagtatcacctgccatgtctgcatctggaaTCAGTACCCCTCTAGCACAGGTTCACAActtccaaaacataaacacaacctagaagtacctcttagatatcttaatattcatttcactgttgcccaatgttccttacTAAGATTAGAGAAAAATCAGCTGACAACTCCAACCGCATGAGTTGACAAcccaattgttgggtccagcccataggtGGGCTTCGACCGATTGATTTGGGCATTAAGCCCAAATTtgatttattaaaagaaaaagaaaagaaagaaaaagagaaagagagacgtGCGCAGGTGGAAGAGGTGTGCGAATGATGAAACTATAGCGGTGTAGAAAAAAGAACGAAGAAAGAAGATGATAGAGAAAGTTAAGGTTTTGAGGCTTTTGCTAGACGATCAAAGGGCTAAGCTTTAtcggttttggcccaaattttatgtaaagAATCCTTACAACAAGCTCTACAATCTTAACAGTACCGATCTACAATTTATCCTCTCTGAGATGCTTTTCTGCTGCACTCATTTGGTGAGACCtaaaattttgtttttataaaattcatctacGGTGATGATGATATACTATTGTTAAGTcaagatttatatttttaatgttattataatcctctaattattctggagaagatttattgtaaacttattctcattattggtgatagtggaagtttaaagtggactatggtcccgtggtttttcccgcattgggtttttcacgtaaaaaattcaatgtctcactttgtgattgattcattgttcCACTGTTTATGCTACTCTGGTTAATATTGCTTTTGATAACAAGTTGATATTTTAGTGAGGAATCTCAATTTGATATacaaagaggaaaattattttgctataataatttttctaaacatcCATAAGTAACATCAACTCACGTCTATATTTCTAGATTCACGGAacataactgttaggatcaagagcactaagagggaaggggggtgaattagtgcagcggaaaactttcgaagatttaaaacgacgttcgtacgataaaaacactttcgatgaaaaaccgtttcgaaaagttcttcaacttaaaattaagcgaagtacagttgaagaaaagcaatggaggcagtttgcagttaagatagagagcataatgtaaatgcaaaccgagatttagagtggttcggtcaatcttgacctacattcacttttggcttcctcctccggtgaggtcactgatgtccactagaggccttcattcaataggcgaaggtcaaccacccttttacagctttactccttttgacgggcttaggagacaacccttacaaattttcactcctctcttgaatgatcaaaacttagatgaaaagatggggaagaAATTTTggtcttttacaacacttttgagctctcaaattctcagaataagatcaagatttcggtgccctttcatgcaggaaagggtggggtttatagaggccccaactggtttgaatttggagctcaaaaatgtcatcttccggatttccggggttttggcggtactaccgccataactgggcggtactaccgcctggcattactcggagaccgagcacaggcggtaccacctcctgacaagggcggtaccaccgcttggcattgctcggagaccgagctcaggcggtaccaccgcctgacaggggcgataccaccgcttgacattcctgggagactgagctcctaggcggtgccaccgtcggccaggaattctaggtccgaatgggctgatccattcggtccaatttgggtctgtcaatggTTCAATTGCcctcaaattaagttaatgggatcacatcacattcctaacttaatctacaagctaactacgatatttaagacattaatactgcaacttgttccggtgcgtcaatcgtttcttccgatgagcttccggcaaacttccaacgaacattcgacgaaccctcggcgatgctctggcgaacttccggcaaactcctgcacTTGCGACgacccacttggcgagttccgacgagcttctttggcaagctcctggatttctcggatctgttcccgcagaacctccgacgaccgtccggacttccgtcgaactctcgaactcccaacgtgatcttggtcttgactctggcgcaacacttgctgcatgtcttactgccatcgtagttaatcctgcacgtgtaaaacaaacttcgatctagacaattaatactaagtattaatcaagttgtccggcatgtcattggtccctcgacgcttcgtccgattcttcgacgcatcgtcatctcttgcggcctattatccaatcggccagttgactccgcaactccgatatccttggcgcaatatctgctcttcttggcccaatacccgaatccatgacccgaagccttctgtcgatacgtcgaccaatccaccgatccgacgtccaatcttctgacatattctccTCCGACACAATttaatttttcctactttaattgtctcatcctgatcgaagcatcctgcatcactcaaaacgtagattaaaacatcaacacaattatcaatttgtttcatcatcaaaatacgagattctaaCAATACCAATATAGATAAGAGCAAAAGGTTTCTGACTTTTCAGTCGCCAGATAGGAATAATAGCAGCGAGTTACCTGGAAGAGGATAGTGAGACGAGCAAGAGGGGCGGTGCACCTCTTGCTGACGGCCGCGGCGACCCCTCCAGCAATAAGGTGCGCAACTGCCGATGCTGCCGCCGCTGGTTATTCTGCCGCGGGTCGTGCGTGGCATACCTCCGAGCTCCACCGTCGACGGCACCTACGCCGCCGTCATGCCCACAAGAAAGAGCCATCAGGCCACCGCCATCCAACACAACCCCCACCGGCGCCTCGGTCTGCATCTCCGTCGgccgcttctcctcctcctcaggtACCCTGTAACCGTGGCTCGCGAACCCTCGACTGATGCCGGAGTAGCTCCGGCGTTCATCTGCGACCCCGCCCGAATCCTACCGAAACCCTAGAACAGAATTCCTCGCACGTCGTCGCTTCATTACCACGTCGAAGAGCGGAATCAATAatttcctttattattattattattattattattattattattattattattattatttctcctttttcttcttcgttTTATTGTGGCCTATTTGCCTTGGTTTTTTCCCTAGCTGTACTTCTCGTTTACCCGAGTTATTTACCCGTATAAAATGACGGACCACGTAGGATCCTTCTTTTGGGCCATTAACATCTCCAATCAAGTGAAAGGTAGCCAAAGTGTAAATTctgataatataattaaaaaataatttttttatttaattttaggtGAATTCTCGGAAAAGAAAATTTAAgatgatcctaatttttaaaaaaatttattttatgtcAGTAATTATCTCATCCTCCTTGAGCTATTGTTGGACCCAAGAGTATCATTCCATCATTATATAACCTATGGGTGCCACATGAAGGGGGTCGACCAACAAAGCTAGCTCAAGACATAAAATGATTAGAAGAGGATAGTCAATAAAGTGGAGGGGAACAATCGACGAGGTGAATGGCGATGTTCAATAAAAATAGgatgataatttaaaaaataagattatttgagaattttttaaagttAATAATTTTTGAGCTTTTGTTAATAATTTATCCATTAATATTTATaagatatatttaaatataatggataaatattatttatatacctCAAAATATAAGAACGCTTATAATTGCATGGTTTTTGGTGGTCGAAGAAGAAGAtcattacaattttttttttaaaaaaaaagtatcacatcatATTAGGTGTATATGGGTGTTTGAATTTGGGATTTACAATAATATGATATCTCAATAGGATGTCGATCcaatttgaatatattttatatcttatcCAAACGTGATCCAAGTCGATGGAGCCATACATATACAAAAAATCAAACATGTCATCGGTTCTTCTTCATGAAAACAAGGTAAAACATTTGTTGCGGGTCACACTCGAGCAATCACTCACGCATGGCATATTCCAAGAAATGATGATCCTCTTTTTTTCTGTTTTCTGGACGTCATATTCCAGGCGATGGCACACGAACATTATTGTTATGCGTTTCGGTGCTTTGATTCCTCGAGGCCCCACGGCTGACGCGGACAACAGCGACGCTGAATGATTCTATATTGACTTCATCGTGGGCTTCTTTCGTTTGGAGATATTATGGAAGATTGTGATCATGGGGTTCATAATACGATCAGGTAGAGAGACATTATTTACAAAGAAAAAAAACTCTtttcaataattataaaaatattattatttatataaaaatgaagaataagaaaaatattcTCTAACTTTTATCTCCATCACGATTTCTACGTTTGcatccttaaaaaaaaaatattttcacacataaaaataaataatttatctctAACTCTTTCAATGGACTTTGCTCATGAAAGAAGAGGGGACAAAAGAAATCTCTTTCCAACAATTCTAAAAAGATTATTGTTTCTATAAAaatgaagaataagaaaaatattcTCTTGCTCTTCTACTATACAACGTCTTCTAATTTTGAGTATCAAATTAGGGTTACGATCCAATTCTCTTTCATTGTCTTGAATACCTCATCTTACAAAGCATAGGATCGAAATGGGAGCACATTTACATTCGAAATGCATATTGATTTGCTTGATTACAATTGGACCTAATCCCCAACTAAAATATTCATTTATGTTAACAAAGTGGATAACACTAATCCGATCTGAGAACTGATGACGAATGGAGTACAATATCCATCCATCAACAACCACATAAATGACAAAGCTTCCTATTCCGTCGACGACGACTAGCGCAATGACGGCGTTGTGGAAGATGGAAGCACATCAAGTCTTCCATCATGTCCCATATGTGTATTATTCATGCATGAGCACACCTACCATGTCCATGTCATCGAGTAGAtattattagagagagagagagagagagagagagatcctgcGGTCACACCCCTTTTATCCATTTGCACACCACCAAGAACTTCTACTTGTCGGCCACATCCTGTCTTGGGCGCTTTGACCGAGCGCCCATTTCGCTCTTATCCActctttatattatattatattatatatatatatatatttatttatatatatacatatatgagagctaatttaaatgaaacttttttatatacttttaatcattttttctttatttttcttataaACGAGTCCAGATATGAACTTGTCCTGTTACAATGTTTTTACATTGTACTATAGTGTTTTtggtaatatttaaaaatatactgTAACATAGTACATAAATATTAAGTTTTTAAAAACTAATAGATGATAATTTAATTTCATAAaagtatttttaattataaatttcgCACCATTtttcctaaaaaataaaaaaaaagatattgttgCTGATTACATTGGTATTTATAAAAAAAGTGAAAAAACATAAAAAGAGAGAAATTTTCTTAAGGATAGATTATTGgtatttttaaaaaattgcaAGACAAAAATACATTTTAATGATGGATAGATTattgaataaaaattcttccttttttttttgaacataaACTTCTACATCTATACTTTTAGATATTTTAGTATTTAATATATTGTTATATAAGTGATAGATCTGAAGTTCAAATTCATAAGTAAGCATCTTGTACACTATTTAATATaacattttacaaaaaaaaatatatattaatttttttggttatagaaaaatatctttcatttttaggACTGAAAAAAGTAGATTTAATCTGTAAACAGAGAGACATTAtggtattattaaaaaaatatgctatgtaatataatgaaaatTAAGAGCACTTCGGATGAGTAATTAACCCTTAATTATTGTTTAAAAAATTTacaagataaaaatatattttcacgaATTTCTTTCggattatttaaaatttaagacTTGAGAtaagtaaaaaaaagaagaagaaattgtaGATATATTTAGGAGGGGATCTCGAAAGATGTAGTAAGagactctgagagagagagagagagcgagagagagagagaaggggggttTAAATGCGAGCACATGGTGTGGGATCGGGGCCGGCTGTCCTCGCTTGGAGCCCTAATCGCCCTTCACGTGTTCCTCCCTCCCGCCTTCGTCTCGCCTATTAATACCTCATCGTCTCCTGGGGGTGGTTCGCCAGAGAGAGCCCATCGAAGTGCGCAGGCAGCGGAAGAGGGAAAAGGGCGTCATGGAGGGAGGAAAGAAGCAGGACGCCGGTGCCCCCGCCAattcgtcgtcctcctcctccacttctTCTTCCTCGCCCTCCGGCTTCTTCAGCAGTGTCTTCCCTCCTCCTTCCACGGTACGTGGTGGTTGTTCTCGATGAGCGATCCCCTTGTTATTATGAGCTTTCCTTCTTCGATTCCGGCTCTTCGGTGATGGGTTTCACGACCTGTGTTGGGGTTTGTTTGTGGATCTCGAGGCTTGGGATTATGCTAGGGTTGTGGATCGAGTGCGTGCTTTTTTGCAGCTCGTGCGTCGATCGTCTCCTAATTAatcaaaaaattttttttttgtggaaattGAATCAATCGTTCTCTGTGATTGAATCAATCGTGCTCGTAAAGACGAACCCTAAACGAATGAGTTCGATCTACGTCGTTGCAGGTGATGGCTAAGGATTCATCGCAGAGTGACTTGTACTGGACCTTGAGCAAGCAAAGGGCGGATGGTTCGATCGGGAACGCTCAGGGCGCGGCAACAGGTCCCTTAACATAAACCAACTCGTTCCCATTGCTCATGCCGATTAGGGTTTTGATGCTTTGTGTTTAATGTTCGATTAGCCGTCTCTTGTTTGTTGCGTTGTCATTGcataacttcttcttcttctccaacaaaaatcaacaGATTTAATCGACATATGTAAGCTCAGATGGATGTGGTTCTGATTAACTATGGTGTTCGAGGTAGTCATATGACGGCCATAACATTCACTTTCACCCGAGTACTCCATTATTCTCCTTTTCCATTACCGGAAAGAAAACGGACCAAACGTTTTGTGTCCACTTATGCAACTCATAGCTGACTGCATCATCTTCGAGCATGGCTGAAATCTCAATGTTAGGTTTTCCCAACTTTTTCATTCAATTTGACCTGGAAAAGCTAAATGTCCATGTGCAGATGGCAAATCACAGGGAAGTCCAACCAAAAGGCAAACAGCACGGGGCAAGGATGGTAAACCAGTTGATCCCGGTCAATCTGAAGAATCAGCCTATTTCGGTTCATCTGTGCACTATGGGGGTCGTGATTTCTATGTCACTTCTCCATCCAACCAAGTCTCTGGAGCTCCAAAAATTGTAAGCGAAAcagaaaaaaataacaaaattaaattGGAAGCCATGGTGTCTAACTGTTATAGGCAAATTTACTTTCTAATGCTATCAGTATAAAGCTGATGAAGGGGATGGTTCGGGTGACACAAACATTGCCAACAGAGGTGAATGGTGGCAAGGTATGACAGAGATTTATTGGCTAATGTACCATGCATTCAAGAGAAGAgcaattcaataatttttttctctgttTATTTTCTCCTATTTCTCACTCAGGTTCCCTGTACTATTGAAGACTAATTATGTCAGTGTGCTTTCCATTATTAAGGAAGAAGGTATTTCTGAAGCCATGGGCTCTAGTTATACAAATTTCCCTTTGTTTATATAAATTTGACTAATATTCATTGGACTGTCTCGAGCTATTGATGAATAGTATCATTTTTTCTTCATTGGACAAGTGATCGCATAGAATTCCAGCACATTATGGACACAACAAGTCTGTCCTAGCGACTCGTGAGGGACACTTAATTTTGAACCTACATGGTTTGCCTCTGTTTTAGGTGTCGGGCATTGAATTATGTAATGCATTAGTACTTTATTCAGGGATAGAGCATAATCACCATTAATAACTATTCTTCCTTGTTCaaacttcaaaatatttttttgttggtCTTTAAAAGTAGTGCCcctctttctttttattatttacgtGTTCTTCATATATGGCAGATGTGAatctatcaaaaaaataaaaaatcctcaAAGACATGATTGCTTTCTTTCTTAGGTGATATTGGTTAACTGAGCTTTGTATGTTTCTCAAATGATTGAACAAACCAGAACATCTTCTCTTAATGTGGAATCCTATAGACTTGATATGATTGAAGACTTATTAGATAAATCTTGTAATTATCTGAAAACACCGAGTGTCTTATTTGCTGTTGCTTCGTCGTCGGAAGAGTTTTGAATTTGTAACTTGCAAAAGATAGCCATAAGAACCTCTGAAGTTTCACCATCTTTTTGGAGTACATTACTTACTGCTTGACTATTCTGAAACTGCATTTTGTTGTACATTATTATAAAAACTTATCTTTTGAGTCCATTTGTATAACAATGTTTCAGAGGGTTGATGCATTTGCTGAATCTTTTGTGCAACCTTTTTGAACCATAATGACAAGCTAGCTGATAGCCTATACAAGCTTAAAAACCAAACATGGTTTTTGTCTTATGTTCCATTGATTGTGGAGGACTGAATTATACATGTGGAATGCATAATATTTTCTCGTCTCATTTaagggaaaagaaaaaagtgtaCAGCATTTTTCTTCACTCGTGCATACCATTTACTGTACTCTGGCTTGAACCATGGATGACATGGTGATCTTATTAGCTCAATGTCAATGATGGCTTGTCTTCTGTCCTAATGTTGTTTCTGAAGCTACAAGTTCCACAACAGATGAACAAAGATCTGAATAGAGTACTAATTCAGATGTGATGAACTAAGAAACAAAGTGAGATATGAATTAGAGTACTACAAGTTGATAAGCCTTCATTCATCAGATTTGTTGTATTAAACAGAACCATATTAGGCGATCACATTTTCTTGATATGGCATCTCCCAGAAAGTGTGCTATTGTCATACCCCAAAAAAAATTCGTGTGCCCACCATCTTCTTCCTGGTTGTATAAACCCTAGAATCATTACACTGaataataaaatgtaaaaaaaaaacatcTAGCTCAAAAAATACATCTGATTCTATGAGATTTGTTGCTTCAGCTACTCTAATTTTCACTGTGCATTCCTTTTCTGGCAGGTTGTTGGGAGAGCTACTGCCATTCCGGTGATCGGGTCGCATCTGGTTTCTTCCTACAGGAGTCCTCTTAAGCATCAGAGGAAGTCTGGTTTTGATTTGTTTCTTGGTGTCTAGGTTGGCAGATTACAAATATACTAGTGTCTTTATAGAAGTATATTCTATATGTGGTGTTTCTGGCCTTTCACCTCCAGCTTTTATTGTAGTGAGGTTGTAAGTTTGCTCAGAAATGTATCTTTAATACACAGGAATAACATATAAGCAGGTCTTTTGTTAAAAAGTCAAT contains:
- the LOC135586881 gene encoding uncharacterized protein LOC135586881 produces the protein MEGGKKQDAGAPANSSSSSSTSSSSPSGFFSSVFPPPSTVMAKDSSQSDLYWTLSKQRADGSIGNAQGAATDGKSQGSPTKRQTARGKDGKPVDPGQSEESAYFGSSVHYGGRDFYVTSPSNQVSGAPKIYKADEGDGSGDTNIANRGEWWQGSLYY